In Pseudomonas alcaliphila JAB1, a single window of DNA contains:
- the livH gene encoding high-affinity branched-chain amino acid ABC transporter permease LivH produces the protein MPDLYHYLQQLLNGLTIGSTYALIAIGYTMVYGIIGMINFAHGEVYMIGSYVAFTVIAGLAMFGLEAVPFVMIAAFAATMIVTSAYGYSIERVAYRPLRGGNRLIPLISAIGMSIFLQNAVLLSQDSKDKAIPSLLPGNFILGESAANGVVVSYMQVLIFVVTFVTMIGLTLFISRSRLGRACRACAEDLKMANLLGINTNNIIALTFVIGAALAAIASVLLSMNYGVINPHLGFLAGIKAFTAAVLGGIGSIPGAVLGGLLLGVAEAFGADIFGDQYKDVVAFSLLVLVLLFRPTGILGRPEVEKV, from the coding sequence ATGCCTGATCTTTATCACTACCTACAACAGCTGCTCAATGGCCTGACCATTGGCAGTACCTATGCCCTGATCGCCATCGGCTACACCATGGTCTACGGCATCATCGGCATGATCAACTTCGCCCATGGCGAGGTTTACATGATTGGCTCGTACGTAGCCTTCACCGTTATCGCCGGCCTCGCCATGTTCGGCCTGGAAGCCGTGCCCTTCGTGATGATCGCGGCCTTCGCGGCCACCATGATCGTCACTAGCGCCTACGGCTACAGCATCGAACGGGTGGCCTACCGTCCCCTGCGCGGCGGCAACCGTCTGATCCCGCTGATCTCCGCGATCGGTATGTCGATCTTCTTGCAGAATGCGGTGTTGCTGTCACAGGACTCCAAGGACAAGGCCATTCCCAGCCTGCTGCCCGGCAATTTCATCCTCGGTGAAAGCGCAGCCAACGGCGTGGTGGTGTCCTACATGCAAGTGCTGATCTTCGTCGTCACCTTCGTCACCATGATCGGTCTGACCCTGTTCATCTCCCGTTCGCGCCTGGGCCGTGCCTGCCGCGCCTGCGCCGAAGACCTGAAGATGGCCAACCTGCTCGGCATCAACACCAACAACATCATCGCCCTGACCTTCGTCATCGGTGCGGCGCTGGCCGCCATCGCCTCGGTACTGCTGAGCATGAACTACGGCGTGATCAACCCGCACCTGGGCTTCCTCGCCGGCATCAAGGCCTTCACCGCTGCGGTACTGGGTGGCATCGGCAGCATCCCTGGCGCGGTACTCGGCGGCCTGCTGCTGGGCGTGGCCGAAGCGTTCGGCGCCGATATCTTCGGTGATCAATACAAGGACGTGGTGGCGTTCAGCCTGTTGGTGCTGGTGCTGCTGTTCCGTCCCACCGGTATCCTTGGCCGCCCGGAGGTGGAAAAGGTATGA
- a CDS encoding branched-chain amino acid ABC transporter substrate-binding protein, with the protein MNKATKQISKLFAAMALAGAASYSMAADNIKIGLAGPVTGAVAQYGEMQFIGAKMAIEQINKAGGVNGAQLEGVVYDDACDPKQAVAVANKIVNDGVKFVVGHLCSSSTQPASDIYEDEGILMITAASTSPDITARGYELVFRTIGLDSLQGPTAGNFIADHVKPKNVAVIHDKQQYGEGIATAVKQTLEGKGVKVSMFEGINAGDKDFSALIAKLNQAGVDFVYYGGYHPELGLLLRQTKERGLNVKFMGPEGVGNKEISAIAGPASEGLLVTLPKSFDQDPKNQALVEAFKAKNEDPSGPFVFPAYAAVQVIAEGIEKAGDTDTAKVAAALRANSFDTPTGALGFDEKGDLKDFSFVVYEWHQDGTKSEAK; encoded by the coding sequence ATGAACAAGGCTACTAAGCAGATTTCCAAGCTGTTCGCGGCAATGGCACTGGCGGGGGCGGCCAGCTATTCGATGGCGGCCGACAACATCAAGATCGGTCTGGCCGGTCCGGTGACCGGTGCCGTTGCTCAGTACGGTGAGATGCAATTCATCGGCGCCAAGATGGCCATCGAACAGATCAACAAGGCCGGCGGCGTCAACGGCGCCCAGCTCGAAGGCGTGGTCTATGACGACGCGTGCGATCCGAAGCAAGCCGTTGCCGTTGCCAACAAGATCGTCAACGACGGCGTCAAGTTCGTGGTTGGCCACCTGTGCTCCAGCTCCACTCAGCCGGCTTCCGACATCTACGAAGACGAAGGCATCCTGATGATCACCGCGGCTTCCACCAGCCCGGACATCACCGCTCGTGGCTACGAGCTGGTCTTCCGCACCATCGGTCTGGACAGCCTGCAAGGCCCGACCGCCGGCAACTTCATCGCCGACCACGTCAAGCCGAAGAATGTCGCCGTCATTCACGACAAGCAGCAGTACGGTGAAGGTATCGCCACTGCGGTCAAGCAGACCCTGGAAGGCAAAGGCGTGAAGGTTTCCATGTTCGAAGGCATCAACGCCGGCGACAAGGACTTCTCGGCGCTGATCGCCAAACTCAACCAGGCTGGCGTCGACTTCGTCTACTACGGCGGCTACCACCCGGAACTGGGCCTGCTGCTGCGCCAGACCAAAGAGCGCGGCCTGAACGTCAAGTTCATGGGTCCGGAAGGTGTGGGTAACAAGGAAATCTCGGCCATCGCCGGCCCGGCTTCCGAAGGCCTGCTGGTCACCCTGCCGAAGTCCTTCGACCAGGATCCGAAGAACCAGGCGCTGGTCGAGGCCTTCAAGGCCAAGAACGAAGACCCGAGCGGTCCGTTCGTGTTCCCGGCCTACGCTGCCGTTCAGGTCATTGCCGAAGGCATCGAGAAAGCCGGCGACACCGATACCGCCAAGGTAGCGGCTGCGCTGCGCGCCAACAGCTTCGACACCCCCACCGGCGCCCTGGGCTTCGACGAGAAGGGTGACCTGAAGGACTTCAGCTTCGTGGTGTACGAGTGGCACCAGGACGGCACCAAGTCCGAAGCCAAGTAA
- a CDS encoding DUF2288 domain-containing protein encodes MTDQSSTLYAKLLGETAPIRWQELQPFFARGALLWVEGGQDLVAVAQAVAENDQARVAQWMNQGLLCKLEDSRAEDLLSRDPQLWAVVVAPWVLVQERAGDSVLH; translated from the coding sequence ATGACGGATCAATCTAGCACCCTCTATGCCAAGCTGCTCGGTGAGACAGCACCGATTCGCTGGCAGGAACTGCAGCCGTTCTTCGCTCGCGGTGCGCTACTCTGGGTCGAGGGTGGTCAGGATCTGGTGGCGGTCGCGCAGGCTGTGGCCGAGAACGATCAGGCTCGAGTCGCGCAATGGATGAACCAAGGCCTGCTGTGCAAGCTCGAAGATTCACGTGCCGAAGATCTGCTCTCGCGTGACCCGCAGCTGTGGGCGGTCGTGGTCGCCCCCTGGGTGTTGGTACAGGAAAGGGCAGGGGATTCAGTGCTGCACTAA
- a CDS encoding high-affinity branched-chain amino acid ABC transporter permease LivM has product MSRNIKSAIFSALLVLIISYPVLGLKLSTVGISLRVEGATAFELWCIGGAAALIFLWQLLRDRLTPAWAKLPRLPSGSGQIGNFLTLPSTQRWIILAMVMVALVWPFFASRGSVDIATLILIYVMLGLGLNIVVGLAGLLDLGYVGFYAVGAYSYAILAHYFGLSFWICLPLAGMMAALFGFLLGFPVLRLRGDYLAIVTLGFGEIIRILLRNLTEYTGGPNGLSIANENKPTLFGLSFERRVPADMPTFHGYFEIAYNSQYKVIFLYLIALLLVLLTLFLVNRLLRMPIGRAWEALREDEIACRALGLNPTVIKLSAFTIGASLAGFAGSFFAARQGLVTPESFTFIESAMILAIVVLGGMGSQLGVILAAIVMVLLQEMRELSEYRMLIFGLVMIFMMIWRPQGLLPMQRPHLELKR; this is encoded by the coding sequence ATGAGCCGGAACATCAAATCCGCGATTTTCAGCGCCCTGCTGGTGCTGATCATTTCCTACCCGGTACTGGGTCTGAAACTCTCCACCGTCGGCATCAGCCTGCGCGTGGAAGGCGCAACTGCGTTCGAACTCTGGTGCATCGGCGGCGCCGCTGCGCTGATCTTCCTCTGGCAATTGCTGCGCGATCGGCTGACTCCGGCCTGGGCCAAGCTGCCCAGACTGCCCAGCGGCTCCGGTCAGATCGGCAACTTCCTCACCCTACCCTCCACCCAGCGCTGGATCATTCTGGCGATGGTCATGGTGGCGCTGGTGTGGCCGTTCTTCGCCAGCCGTGGTTCGGTGGATATCGCCACGCTGATCCTGATCTACGTGATGCTCGGCCTTGGTCTGAACATCGTGGTCGGTCTGGCCGGTCTGCTTGACCTGGGTTACGTCGGTTTCTACGCCGTCGGCGCCTACAGCTATGCGATTCTGGCTCACTACTTCGGCCTGAGCTTCTGGATCTGCCTGCCGCTGGCCGGCATGATGGCGGCGCTGTTCGGCTTCCTGCTGGGCTTCCCGGTACTGCGCCTGCGCGGTGATTACCTGGCCATCGTGACCCTTGGTTTCGGCGAGATCATCCGTATCCTGCTGCGCAACCTGACCGAGTACACCGGTGGCCCCAATGGCCTGAGCATCGCCAACGAAAACAAGCCGACCCTGTTCGGTCTGTCCTTCGAGCGCCGCGTGCCAGCCGACATGCCGACCTTCCACGGCTACTTCGAGATCGCCTACAACTCGCAGTACAAGGTGATCTTCCTTTACCTGATCGCCCTGCTGCTGGTGCTGCTGACCCTGTTCCTGGTCAACCGCCTGCTGCGCATGCCGATCGGCCGTGCCTGGGAAGCGCTGCGTGAAGACGAGATCGCCTGCCGTGCGCTGGGCCTGAACCCGACCGTGATCAAGCTCTCGGCCTTCACCATCGGTGCCAGCCTGGCCGGTTTCGCCGGCAGCTTCTTCGCCGCGCGTCAGGGTCTGGTGACGCCGGAATCGTTCACCTTCATCGAGTCAGCGATGATCCTCGCCATCGTCGTGCTCGGCGGCATGGGCTCGCAGTTGGGCGTGATCCTCGCGGCCATCGTCATGGTGCTGCTGCAGGAGATGCGTGAACTGAGCGAATACCGCATGCTGATCTTCGGCCTGGTCATGATCTTCATGATGATCTGGCGCCCACAAGGGTTGCTGCCGATGCAACGTCCCCACCTGGAGCTGAAGCGATGA